GGAAAGTCCCTGACTCAGTCCCATCTGGATGGAGGAGGGGTAGGGAAGGATTGTCCTGGCTGCCGCACAGCTATATGTGTTGGGGGGAGTTTGATAGAGATAGACCTGGCTGGATCCCTCCGAGACGGATCTCCTTTCCTAATGGAGGAGGTTGTGACCATCTACTCTAAAATCCCCCCACCTGGCTGCTCTTCCTCCACACTGCTCAGTTaagtcccattccctgccccacacagTCTCTGCTGGGCATGATGGGGACAGGACCACTCCCTGGTCTGATTCTGCTGGCACTGTGCCAGGCCTGCCAGCAGCCCGTCGGGCCCTGGTGGTGGCAGAGGGGTATTAGGGAGTCAACTGGGGACAGGTGAGCAAAGCATTTGCCACAGTCAGCACACCTGTAGAGCCGCTCCCCACTGTGAATGCGCTGGTGTATTCTCAGGTATTAGCTCTGTGCAAAGCTCTTTCTCCAGACAGTGCACTGGAACGGCCGTTCCCCGGTGTGCGCACTGATGTATTCAGAGATTTGAGCTGTGTGCAAAGCCCTTTCCGCAGTCAGTCCAGCATTACAGCTGCTCCCCGGTGCGTGTGGGTCAGCTTGTTGGCACTGCTGAACTTCTTACCACAGTTGGCACAGCGGGAGAGCTGCTCCCCCGTGCGTGTGTGCGAAGATGTTTGGTCAGCGTACTGGCATTGCTGAAGCTTTTCTTGCAAACATCACAGTggtagggccgctccccggtgtgcgtgCGCTGGTGTGTTTTCAGGGTCGAGCTCTTTGCAAAGCTCTTGCCGCAGTCGTTGCAGCGGTACGGCCGCTCCCTTGTGTGCGTGCGCTGGTGTGTTCTCAGGTTTGAGCTATGGGCAAAGCCCTTGCCGCAGTCGGTACAGTGGAGCGGCCACTCCCCGGTGTGCGTGCGCCGGTGTCTTCTCAGGTTTGCGCTCTCTGCAAAGCTCTTGCCGCAGTCGGCGCAGCGGtgcggccgctccccggtgtgcctGCGCTGGTGTATTTTCAGGTGTGAGCTCTGTGAAAAACACTTACCGCAGTCGGTGCAGCGGTGCAGCCACTTCCGGGTATCTATGCCCTGGTGCCTTCTCAGGCTTGAGATCCGATGAAAGCCCTTGCCGCAGTCAGCACAGTGGTGCGGCAGCTCCCCGGTGTGCGTGCGCCGGTGGGCTCTCAGGTGTGAGCTCTCCGCAAAGCTCTTGCCACAGTCGGGGCAGCGGtacggccgctccccggtgtgcgtgCGCTGGTGACTTCTCAGCTTTGAGCTCGTTGAAAAGCCCTTGCCGCAGTGGGTGCAGCGATACAGCCGCTCCCCGCTGTGCGTGCGCTGGTGACTTCTCAAGCTTGCGCTCGCTGCAAAGCTCTTGCCGCAGTCGGCGCAGCGGTGCAGCCGCTCCCCGCTGTGTGTGACCTGGTGCATTCTCAAGCTTGAGTTCTGGGCAAAGCCCTTGCCGCAGTCGGCACAGCTGTATGGCAGTTCCCCGGTGTGCGTGCGCTGGTGTCTTCTCAGGTACGAAAATTGTGCAAAGCCCTTTCCGCAGTCGGCGCAGCGGTGCGGCCGCTCTCGAGTGTGCGTGCGCTGGTGTGTTCTCAGGTGTGAGCTCTCCGCAAAGCTCTTGCCGCAGTCAGCGCAGCGATACGGCCGCTCCCCCGTGTGTGTGCGCTGGTGTATTTTCAGGACCGAGGACCATCTGAATCTTCTGCCGCAGTCAGCACAGCAATACGGCTGCTCCCCGGTGGGCATGCACCGGTGCTGCGTCAGTGCGGAGGGGTTGCTGAACCTCTTGCCGCAGTCGATACAGCGATGGGGACACCGGCCCATGGGGAGTCTCTGGTGTGTAGCCAGGTCCGGTCTCTGCCTGAGTCTGCCCCGGGGATGGACTGTGTCCTGTGCATGGATCCCTCTGTGGGCTGCGGGATTCTGCGTTCCTCCCGTGCTCTCTCCACATTCAGACTGTGTCCTCGTTCCTCCCGGGATCCTGAGCCCTGCTGGAGAGAGCAGAGGGAATCCCAGTGTTAGCTCACGGTTAGGGCTAGGGTTAGAATCtctaaccttgggagtttaatacaagcctggagtggcaagtattaaggTTTAAAGTCCTtccaggcccccaccttctgcactcgaagtgccagagcaGGGAATGAGCCTTGACAGCAGGGTTTATTAAAAATCCTGGAGCAGTCACAGTAAATTTACAGACCTGTGATTTTACTAAATTTACTGTAACTGCTCCATAATTTCTGATACAAAACGCCATAACAAGTCTTCAGCCTGACTCAGGGTGGTTCTACCTTAtagtgtttgtgcagcacctagcgcCTGCTCCCACAGGGGCTAGGCATGTCTTGGGTCTTGGTTTAAGCTTCAATTGTAGCCTGCCCAGGATAcaggcagcgcctggcacaacaagaccctggttttgttttcaaactgattttgtctttatttcaatCAGAGGGGTTTATTTATGTGGTATTGGTTCTTCACTTTCTCCTGTTTTGTAGGATGAGGCCTGTTCCTCAGTATTTTTGCTGTTATAATTATATTGGTTTGAAACTAGTTTGGTTGAGGGGCTACAATCCCTTCATGTGGACGCAGTGAGACCAGTTTAAAGCTGCTTAGAACAATGTAGCTTATTCCTGTGGGGGAGCGAGTCTCTTTCTAGGAATTCCTTTTGAAGAAATCATTTACTCTCGGCCTGAGGTTTCAGTCTTTGTGcaaaactaaaactaaactaaaatccTCAAGAagatgagggttttggggggtgtctgtgtgtgaagGATTTGAGGGGATGACCAGTCACTCAGAGTTTGTGTGATGTAACCTGGAAAACATGTCTGTATTGTGTCACAACCCGCTCCCTGGCACTGCTGAGCTGGAAGGGGTGAATGGCTGCCACCCAGCCTTTGGTCTACAGACAGTCACAGACACGTTAGGGCTGAGGGCTGTGCTAAGCATTGACACTGAAGCAATGTAAGTGACAAAAGTATCGTGCCACAAAGAGCAAGAGGAGAGGGGATGGGACAAAGGCCATACCGCCACCCTCTCTCTCACAGCCAGCCCATACACCAGGGTACTCCAAGTCATGGCCCGCAGGACAATTTAATCTGGCCCCTAAATGTGTCCACTCCCCCCACAGCAGCCGCCTGGCCCGCGGGGCAGTTTTAGAGCATTACAGCGAAGTGCTGCAGGTGCTAGAGATCTGTTCTACACCATGGCGCCTCTGCATGGCGTCACCTTACACTAGTCCTATGTGACTGACCCTGCCCGGCATCATTCCCAGCTTTCTCCTTGCTCTCTGGGAACAGGTTTCTCCAGTCTGAGAGGTCACATGCAAAGTGAAGtggcagagagggggtggggtgggaacctGGGGAGAACAGCACCTTCTCTGCCAAGGATCAGTGACTCTGGGATGCTCTTGCAGGGGGCAGAGCCATGAAAAGCCATTTGAAAAATCTCTAGGGCGCCCTTTACCTTGGTATGATTTTCTGAGGTGTGGGAAGCCTAGCAGGTCTTGTGTTCTATGACCGGACAGGCTTGTCTTTCTACCCAGGTGCTTGTTTGCCCCCCATCAGCCAGTTCACACAGTCTCtatcttcctctcccctcctcctctccaccaGTCTACGTACCCCATCTCCTCAGAGTGAGGGCAGgggagacagggctcaggagaGCTTTCAGTGAATGTCTGACTATAGactgattacacacacacactcacactcattggctctttcacactcacctccgaACACACAGTTGTAatattgttgttacttcttgcTACTTCCTataatgcacatatattctctaaAATTTTATTCTTCCTCAATGTGTTActttagtgttttgactggtctgtgcatttcatgatttttatttctcttgcacttaaatttaattaaatttaattagtAAGTTCCAAAATACCTAAGGTCTCCTGGCTGGGGTAaatatccctatggtaacttttaaaaaaagtatatgtagatttttttgtgtcTACTGGTGGTACACATAACTCGAtgtacataacaaaatttattctgcaaatggatggaaaaaatgagagggaacattgctcacaGCCCCAGTGTCCTTTCCATTAAACAGCTGGGGTAGCCGAGACATGGTGGAGCTGCAGTGACTCTTCAAAAAAGAGTCGTACAAGAAATGGAAAGCAGGTCAAATTTCAAAAATGAGTCTTAAAAAACACCACAAGCATCTAGGGAGAAAATgagaaaggccaaggcaaaaaacaaaactaaactagcaatataaagggaaaaaacaaagcgTTTTATAAATACACGGTGAGGGAGAATCCATCGCGGGAGCTCTCCCAATggtttattccccctcccagaTAAACACTGGCCCCTAATTCCCAGCTTCAATTTGTCTCtcttcagctcccagccagtgAATCTCGCTCTGCCTTTGCCTTCTACATCAAGGAGACCTTCGCTAGCAGGTGTGTAAATCAGAAGGGACTGGATTATTATGACTCACCTGAGGAGGGGCTCTCAGGCCCAGAGTTTACCCTGGAGATCTCAGCATCCCGGATCCAGAGCTCTGCCTCCCCTAGCTCGATCCGGTGGATTAAGTCTGGTTTGGAACCTGAAGAACCTGTTTTGGGGGAAAGTTTTATTACTAAAGTTttgggggcagggtctcgtttATGTTTGTGTAGCACCTGGCATGACATCTTGCACGCTGCTTCATGGGAAAGCACAAGAGTTTCCAAGCAGgagaataaagaaataaaccttcCTTAGAGGAGATTCCTTCCCGTCTTCCGCCAGGCAAGTTCAGTTCATACTCTGAATCAGCAACGCCTACAACCCTTCTCACATTGCAGTGGGGGCCGAGTTTAAATCCTTGCTGAAGTAACTCTAGATGTTCCATAGAAATATCCCTTTCTGCTAATACCTTGGCCTCTACGCGATGTTGTGGCACTACGTTCCATAGGACAACTGTGTGACATGGATTTTCTTTTAACCCACACTTTGGACTAAGGCAACTTTGCTCCTTGCCGACTTATAGCTGTTGAAACGTTTCAGGCATGTCATTAAGGCAAATCGGCCACAACGTGTCGTGGCAGGTATGACCCGGTGTCACCGTTACACAGACATTCCAGTTCTTTTGCATTGTTCAGTTGTACAGTTGTTAAATTTACGATGTTCATTcttttgggggaggtggggagctgtTGCAGCAGCAGTGTTTTCCCCCTGCCTTATTTGTCTGACTAGAATGAGTTCCTGAGGCAGAGTTGCTGCCGTCAACCTCTGGCTGGGATTCCGGGAAGAGATGGTTGCTCATCGGCTCTTTGCtaccatcaggaatgtgccacgACTGAGGCAGGTAATTCAAATAAACCAGTTACACCAAgattagccccaggctctgcagcccCGAGTTCTCCTCCAACAGCGAGCTGACCTGAAAGGGGCTGGCATTTGCCACCACTCAGTGACAGGGTGCCACATGGCAGCCAAAGGCTCAAGGGAACCCAAATGTTTTACAGCTGTGAATAAATGAAGGGAAATT
The nucleotide sequence above comes from Caretta caretta isolate rCarCar2 chromosome 6, rCarCar1.hap1, whole genome shotgun sequence. Encoded proteins:
- the LOC142072638 gene encoding uncharacterized protein LOC142072638; translation: MAAAGPAQQLPVAFEDVALYFTREEWELLSQPEKQLYRNQMLRNYQALVSLGSSGSKPDLIHRIELGEAELWIRDAEISRVNSGPESPSSAGLRIPGGTRTQSECGESTGGTQNPAAHRGIHAQDTVHPRGRLRQRPDLATHQRLPMGRCPHRCIDCGKRFSNPSALTQHRCMPTGEQPYCCADCGRRFRWSSVLKIHQRTHTGERPYRCADCGKSFAESSHLRTHQRTHTRERPHRCADCGKGFAQFSYLRRHQRTHTGELPYSCADCGKGFAQNSSLRMHQVTHSGERLHRCADCGKSFAASASLRSHQRTHSGERLYRCTHCGKGFSTSSKLRSHQRTHTGERPYRCPDCGKSFAESSHLRAHRRTHTGELPHHCADCGKGFHRISSLRRHQGIDTRKWLHRCTDCGKCFSQSSHLKIHQRRHTGERPHRCADCGKSFAESANLRRHRRTHTGEWPLHCTDCGKGFAHSSNLRTHQRTHTRERPYRCNDCGKSFAKSSTLKTHQRTHTGERPYHCDVCKKSFSNASTLTKHLRTHARGSSSPAVPTVVRSSAVPTS